In Pedobacter sp. WC2423, the following are encoded in one genomic region:
- a CDS encoding DUF5908 family protein, with the protein MPIEIRELVIKATVVQDVNSNSGQDNGVPPAEELVKICIEKVLEILKEKNER; encoded by the coding sequence ATGCCAATTGAAATCAGAGAACTGGTCATTAAAGCAACGGTGGTTCAGGACGTGAATAGTAATTCCGGACAGGATAATGGGGTGCCGCCTGCCGAAGAGCTGGTTAAAATATGTATAGAGAAAGTACTGGAAATCTTAAAAGAGAAAAATGAGCGCTGA
- a CDS encoding LysM peptidoglycan-binding domain-containing protein, with amino-acid sequence MSADYMSGKLEKLLIYSFTDRQFQVKDAEQKNKPAFVAPINPESFTKNFKIEHDVQRPHGTGAPEVKFKSTAPEELKLEFMLDGTGTMEGYWKEYKEKPVYEQLKIFMNCAYNYQGDIHRPNFLLIIWGSEIKFRCVLTNLDVNYTLFKPDGTPLRARLTATFLDYQSREQRIAEDKPSSPDLTHYRKIKQGDRLDLLTYGIYNDPKYLMQVGRANGLSSIKKIQPGNELYFPPFDKNEI; translated from the coding sequence ATGAGCGCTGATTACATGTCCGGAAAACTGGAGAAGTTACTGATCTATTCTTTTACTGACCGTCAATTCCAGGTGAAGGATGCGGAGCAAAAGAATAAGCCTGCTTTTGTGGCGCCTATCAATCCAGAATCTTTTACTAAAAATTTTAAGATTGAGCATGACGTCCAGCGTCCGCATGGAACGGGCGCACCTGAAGTAAAATTCAAATCAACTGCACCCGAAGAGCTTAAGCTGGAATTTATGCTGGATGGTACCGGAACTATGGAAGGATACTGGAAAGAATATAAGGAAAAACCGGTTTATGAGCAATTGAAAATTTTCATGAACTGCGCTTATAATTACCAGGGAGATATTCACCGGCCAAACTTTCTGCTGATTATCTGGGGTTCAGAAATCAAATTCCGGTGTGTGCTGACGAATCTGGATGTAAACTATACGCTGTTTAAACCAGATGGGACGCCGCTGCGAGCCAGGTTAACTGCGACATTCCTTGATTATCAATCCAGAGAGCAACGCATTGCGGAGGATAAACCTTCTTCCCCGGATCTGACACATTACCGGAAGATAAAGCAAGGAGACCGGCTGGATCTGCTTACTTATGGGATTTATAACGATCCCAAATACCTGATGCAGGTGGGCAGGGCGAATGGACTCAGCTCCATCAAAAAAATACAACCTGGAAACGAGCTTTACTTTCCACCTTTTGATAAAAACGAAATCTGA
- a CDS encoding phage tail protein, translating to MATDPKKNYPLPKFHFQLDWGGTRIGFTEVSGLDFETEVIEYREGSSPTYNKTKQPGLTKYTNVVLKRGTFLGDFEYFEQWKKTMMFQEGKEKFRRDVTIRLLDEEHQPIISWTLSRAWPSKVQSTNLKADANEVAIETIELVHEGLSIVEAKK from the coding sequence ATGGCAACGGATCCTAAAAAGAACTATCCTCTTCCTAAGTTTCATTTTCAACTGGATTGGGGAGGAACCAGAATCGGGTTTACGGAAGTAAGTGGACTTGATTTTGAAACTGAGGTGATTGAGTACCGGGAGGGCAGTAGCCCGACCTATAATAAAACAAAACAACCAGGCCTTACAAAATATACCAATGTAGTCTTGAAACGGGGGACTTTCCTGGGGGACTTTGAATATTTTGAGCAATGGAAAAAAACAATGATGTTCCAGGAAGGGAAAGAAAAATTCAGAAGGGATGTGACGATCCGCTTACTGGATGAGGAACATCAGCCAATTATTTCCTGGACTTTATCAAGGGCATGGCCATCAAAGGTGCAATCAACCAATTTAAAGGCTGATGCCAATGAGGTGGCTATTGAAACCATTGAACTGGTGCATGAGGGATTGTCTATCGTAGAAGCAAAGAAATAA
- a CDS encoding GPW/gp25 family protein, which produces MDNSSNSFLGTGWSFPPEFNPDSRSVELVSAEQDIEQSLNILLSTALGERVMQPQYGCDLADYVFETLNNSVIGYLKDRVTNAILFYEPRIKTEKIEVTASESFDLIEGRFTISIEYSIPGTNSRFNYVYDYYKNEALKPI; this is translated from the coding sequence ATGGATAATTCTTCTAATTCATTTCTTGGAACAGGGTGGTCATTTCCACCAGAGTTTAATCCTGATTCCCGTTCAGTAGAACTGGTTAGCGCAGAGCAGGATATTGAACAAAGCTTAAATATCCTGCTTTCTACAGCTTTGGGAGAACGGGTAATGCAGCCGCAATATGGATGTGATTTGGCAGATTATGTTTTCGAGACGCTGAATAACTCTGTGATCGGGTATCTCAAAGACCGGGTAACGAATGCAATTCTGTTTTATGAACCCAGGATCAAGACAGAGAAAATAGAAGTTACTGCAAGCGAGTCCTTCGATTTGATTGAGGGCAGGTTTACCATCAGCATTGAATACTCAATACCAGGCACTAATTCGAGGTTTAATTATGTCTATGATTACTATAAAAATGAAGCGTTAAAACCAATTTAA
- a CDS encoding PAAR domain-containing protein has product MPSAARITDMHVCPMVTGVVPHVGGPVTGHGVPTVLIGSLPAAVVGDLLVCIGPPDTIVKGSSTVLIGGKPAARQGDLTAHGGVIVAGLPTVQIGG; this is encoded by the coding sequence ATGCCTTCAGCAGCAAGAATAACTGATATGCATGTTTGCCCCATGGTTACCGGGGTGGTGCCGCATGTTGGAGGGCCGGTTACCGGACATGGTGTACCAACGGTTTTAATCGGAAGCCTGCCTGCTGCGGTTGTAGGGGATCTTTTAGTCTGTATTGGCCCGCCAGATACGATTGTAAAGGGCTCTTCAACAGTATTGATCGGCGGGAAACCTGCAGCCAGACAAGGTGATCTGACTGCACATGGTGGCGTAATTGTGGCAGGTCTGCCAACCGTACAGATTGGTGGTTAG
- the vgrG gene encoding type VI secretion system tip protein VgrG, producing the protein MEELIIPNPSKHDVASFNVLLAGVAMDASYEILSISIEKEVNRIPAAKILLKDGDAALASFEISNKEDFVPGKEVIIKIGFDSNNSQAFKGIITRHTVKVKENGNTQLLIECRDLAMCMTIGRHSRYFLAVRDSEVFDTLIGGYKGLTAEVTATTLKHKELVQHHLSNWDFMLLRAEANGLMVVVDDGVIRINKPDTSINPVLQVSYGSSVIEFEAEMDARSQWASVEAISWDYKNQNLFKAESPEAKSFAQQGNVPGSKLAEAAKLDKFELNHSGHLPEQELQDWADGAMLRSRLAKIRGRVRITGFAGIKPGDMLKITGIGDRFNGNAYVTAVKQDIGHGTWYTHIQFGLDPERYMAAQREVNELPAAGLIGSIKGLQIAKVLQLENDPDGEDRILVKIPVIDNTSNGTWVRIACLDGGADRGSFFRPEIDDEVIVGFINDDPRHAVMLGMLNSSAKKAPLSAKDVNHEKGFFTRSKMRIHFNDDTKTITIDTPAGNSLQLDERGTKIEIKDQNNNKVTMNSTGISLESPKNIEIKAGLNLSLAAGASLSVGGASLSVKADTSLGLEGAATKLSSSGITEISGSLVKIN; encoded by the coding sequence ATGGAAGAACTTATCATACCCAATCCTTCGAAGCATGATGTGGCAAGTTTTAATGTCCTTCTGGCTGGTGTTGCAATGGATGCTTCTTATGAAATATTAAGCATTTCGATCGAAAAGGAAGTTAACCGTATCCCTGCAGCAAAGATTTTACTCAAAGACGGAGATGCAGCTCTTGCCAGTTTTGAAATCAGTAACAAAGAAGATTTTGTACCCGGAAAAGAGGTAATTATCAAAATCGGTTTTGACAGCAATAACAGCCAGGCTTTTAAAGGGATCATTACCAGACATACGGTTAAAGTTAAAGAGAATGGAAATACACAATTGCTGATAGAATGCCGTGATCTGGCCATGTGTATGACGATTGGCCGCCATAGCCGTTACTTTTTGGCGGTCAGGGACAGTGAGGTTTTCGATACGCTGATCGGAGGCTATAAAGGATTAACGGCAGAGGTAACTGCAACGACGCTGAAACATAAAGAACTGGTACAGCACCACCTGAGCAATTGGGATTTTATGTTGTTAAGAGCGGAGGCCAATGGATTAATGGTTGTTGTGGATGATGGAGTAATCCGGATTAATAAGCCTGATACCAGTATTAACCCGGTTTTGCAGGTGAGTTATGGCTCATCAGTCATTGAGTTTGAGGCAGAGATGGATGCACGTAGCCAGTGGGCAAGCGTGGAAGCCATTTCATGGGATTATAAAAACCAGAATTTGTTTAAAGCAGAATCGCCGGAGGCCAAGTCTTTTGCACAACAGGGAAATGTACCGGGCAGCAAACTCGCGGAGGCAGCAAAACTGGATAAGTTTGAACTTAACCATAGTGGCCATCTGCCCGAGCAGGAATTGCAGGATTGGGCAGATGGAGCGATGTTACGCAGCCGGCTGGCAAAAATAAGAGGAAGGGTAAGGATTACTGGTTTTGCCGGAATAAAGCCAGGAGATATGCTTAAAATCACTGGCATTGGTGACCGGTTTAATGGAAATGCTTACGTCACTGCAGTTAAACAGGATATTGGCCATGGTACGTGGTACACCCATATTCAGTTTGGTTTGGATCCGGAACGTTATATGGCTGCACAAAGGGAGGTAAATGAGCTTCCGGCAGCGGGCTTAATTGGTTCCATCAAAGGGCTTCAGATTGCTAAAGTCTTGCAGCTTGAAAATGATCCGGATGGAGAGGACAGGATCCTTGTCAAAATTCCGGTCATAGATAATACCTCGAATGGGACATGGGTGAGGATTGCCTGCCTGGATGGGGGAGCTGACCGGGGTTCTTTTTTCCGGCCGGAGATTGATGATGAAGTGATTGTCGGTTTTATCAATGATGATCCGCGGCATGCGGTTATGTTAGGCATGTTAAACAGCAGCGCAAAGAAAGCACCACTTTCAGCAAAAGATGTGAACCATGAAAAGGGGTTCTTTACCCGAAGCAAGATGCGGATCCATTTTAATGATGACACTAAAACAATTACGATTGATACCCCTGCCGGAAACAGTTTACAGCTGGATGAGCGGGGAACAAAAATTGAAATTAAAGATCAGAATAACAATAAAGTAACCATGAACAGTACGGGAATATCTTTAGAAAGCCCAAAGAATATTGAGATCAAGGCCGGGCTTAATCTAAGTCTTGCTGCCGGAGCAAGTTTGTCGGTTGGCGGTGCTTCGCTCTCGGTCAAGGCAGATACGAGTTTAGGGCTGGAAGGGGCAGCAACCAAGCTTTCTTCCTCGGGCATTACGGAAATAAGTGGGTCACTAGTCAAAATAAATTAA
- a CDS encoding phage tail protein gives MADQFFQTVNFHFAVNFTLQGAQAVDVKFQSVSGLDSTIDIETIKEGGENRFEHVIPTRRKYGPLILKRGLISPGSSGITDWLKRAFDDQVYETLETVVIKLLDEEHQPLMHWKINNVWPRSWKLGELNATKGEILIETLELNYNRLIFEKS, from the coding sequence ATGGCTGATCAGTTTTTTCAAACGGTTAATTTCCACTTTGCAGTCAATTTTACACTGCAGGGAGCGCAGGCTGTTGATGTGAAGTTTCAGTCGGTTAGTGGACTGGATTCGACTATCGACATTGAGACGATCAAAGAGGGTGGAGAAAACAGGTTTGAACATGTGATCCCTACCAGAAGAAAATACGGGCCTCTGATTTTGAAGCGCGGATTGATCTCACCAGGCTCATCCGGGATTACAGACTGGCTGAAAAGAGCTTTTGATGACCAGGTTTATGAAACACTGGAAACAGTGGTCATCAAGCTGCTGGATGAGGAACATCAGCCTTTAATGCATTGGAAGATTAACAATGTCTGGCCACGCAGCTGGAAACTCGGGGAGCTGAATGCCACCAAAGGAGAAATCCTGATTGAAACGCTTGAACTGAATTATAACCGGTTAATTTTTGAAAAATCATAA